One window of Leptospira yasudae genomic DNA carries:
- a CDS encoding heavy-metal-associated domain-containing protein: MVEFQVENMTCGSCANVISKSIKTIDPNVQVSVDVVSQTVRVDSILPENKLASLIEECGYPVSTSTVVER, translated from the coding sequence ATGGTAGAATTTCAAGTAGAGAATATGACGTGCGGAAGTTGCGCAAATGTGATCAGCAAATCGATCAAAACAATTGACCCAAATGTTCAAGTTAGCGTGGATGTAGTAAGTCAGACAGTCCGAGTTGACAGTATCCTTCCTGAGAATAAACTCGCGAGTCTAATCGAAGAATGCGGATATCCAGTTTCTACAAGCACGGTAGTCGAACGATAA